One window of Microbacterium sp. 1S1 genomic DNA carries:
- a CDS encoding ABC transporter ATP-binding protein — MSTTPPVLSIDGLAVAFRTGSELVTAISDVSIEIAAGETVAVVVESGSGKSTTAAAVNRLLPENGVITAGSIRFDGRELSDLPENAMVSLRGAGIGLVPQDPMSNLNPLMRVGEQIGEALEVHGHTSGDATKARVVELLEMVGIADAARRATQYPHEFSGGMRQRVLIAMGLACKPRLLIADEPTSALDVTVQRRILDQLDRLTDELGTAVFLITHDLALAAERADRIVVMFRGRVVEEGTSSEVLGNPQHEYTRQLLAAAPSLASRRDLVPSRGVASDAVPFVEIRDLRKEFPLRNAKAGEPQSFTAVDGVSFTIRRGTTVSIVGESGSGKSTTANMVLGLEDATAGSILFDGTDLTTLRRKELFALRRRVQPVFQNPYASLDPRYTVEQSIAEPLRVHRIGTASSRHARVQELLEQVALPGAMAERLPHELSGGQRQRVAIARALALEPELVVLDEAVSALDVLVQAQILDLLADLQKRLGLSYLFISHDLAVVRMISDEVHVMQRGVVVESGTPESIFDAPQHPYTRELLAAIPGASLAS; from the coding sequence ATGAGCACCACCCCGCCCGTGCTGAGCATCGACGGCCTCGCGGTCGCCTTCCGGACCGGCTCGGAACTGGTCACCGCGATCAGCGACGTCTCGATCGAGATCGCAGCCGGCGAGACGGTCGCCGTGGTCGTCGAATCCGGCTCGGGGAAGTCCACCACGGCGGCCGCGGTCAACCGCCTGCTGCCCGAGAACGGCGTCATCACGGCGGGCAGCATCCGCTTCGACGGCCGCGAGCTCAGTGACCTCCCCGAGAACGCGATGGTCTCCCTCCGCGGGGCCGGCATCGGCCTCGTCCCGCAGGATCCGATGTCGAACCTCAACCCGCTCATGCGCGTCGGGGAGCAGATCGGGGAGGCGCTCGAGGTGCACGGCCACACCAGCGGAGACGCGACGAAAGCCCGGGTGGTCGAGCTGCTGGAGATGGTGGGGATCGCCGACGCCGCCCGACGGGCCACGCAGTATCCGCACGAGTTCTCCGGCGGGATGCGCCAGCGGGTGCTCATCGCGATGGGGCTCGCGTGCAAGCCGCGGCTGCTCATCGCCGACGAGCCCACCTCCGCGCTCGACGTCACGGTGCAGCGCCGGATCCTCGATCAGCTCGACCGGCTGACCGACGAGCTCGGCACCGCGGTGTTCCTCATCACGCACGACCTCGCCCTCGCGGCCGAGCGTGCCGACCGGATCGTCGTGATGTTCCGCGGCCGTGTCGTGGAGGAGGGCACCTCGTCGGAGGTCCTCGGGAACCCGCAGCACGAGTACACCCGTCAGCTGCTCGCCGCCGCGCCGAGTCTCGCGTCCCGCCGTGACCTGGTGCCGTCGCGCGGGGTCGCCTCCGATGCGGTGCCCTTCGTCGAGATCCGCGACCTGCGCAAGGAGTTCCCGCTCCGCAACGCGAAGGCGGGTGAGCCGCAGAGCTTCACGGCCGTCGACGGGGTCAGCTTCACGATCCGCCGCGGCACGACCGTGTCCATCGTCGGCGAGTCCGGCTCGGGAAAGTCCACCACGGCGAACATGGTGCTCGGCCTGGAGGACGCGACCGCGGGGTCGATCCTCTTCGACGGCACCGACCTCACGACCCTCCGTCGCAAGGAGCTCTTCGCCCTGCGCCGCCGCGTACAGCCCGTCTTCCAGAACCCCTACGCGTCGCTCGACCCGCGTTACACGGTGGAGCAGTCGATCGCCGAGCCGCTGCGCGTGCACCGGATCGGCACCGCGTCCTCCCGGCACGCCCGTGTCCAGGAGCTTCTGGAGCAGGTCGCACTCCCGGGGGCGATGGCCGAGCGGCTGCCGCATGAACTCTCCGGCGGGCAGCGGCAGCGCGTGGCGATCGCGCGCGCTCTGGCGCTGGAGCCGGAGCTCGTGGTGCTGGACGAGGCGGTCTCCGCGCTCGACGTGCTGGTGCAGGCGCAGATCCTCGACCTCCTCGCCGACCTGCAGAAGCGCCTCGGACTCAGCTATCTCTTCATCAGCCACGACCTCGCAGTGGTGCGGATGATCTCCGACGAGGTGCACGTCATGCAGCGCGGTGTCGTCGTCGAGAGCGGCACGCCGGAGAGCATCTTCGACGCCCCGCAGCACCCCTACACGCGGGAGCTGCTCGCGGCGATCCCCGGGGCCTCGCTGGCTTCCTGA
- a CDS encoding serine hydrolase domain-containing protein, with product MSAAQAVAAVLSGATAPRAVAAGVTTRDGRDVAVGGFADLAGTPVRRDTAFDLASVSKVAATTTALLRLVSRGDLRVDDPVDRFLPGTACPPGTTVRHLLQHRAGLWEWQPLYLDPTHADAAATVDALPLRYGLDEGRHYSDLGFILLGRLIAQVTGVPLDAAVRELVTAPLGLDHTGYGPVGAPVASSGIGDAAERRMVATGEPYPILTSRRHFPWREHEIAGAVNDGNCFHALGGVSGHAGLFGTVDDLLTLGSALADAEQHTDLWHPDAVADVFRDGPDPGQALGWRSDTVALAGQPTRMLWHPGYTGCALGLFPGTGTAAVLLSTRLLAAEIAPTETLWRAALPALLDHEGTSTP from the coding sequence GTGAGCGCCGCGCAGGCCGTCGCCGCGGTCCTCTCCGGAGCGACCGCGCCGCGCGCCGTCGCCGCGGGTGTCACGACCCGGGACGGCCGCGACGTCGCGGTGGGCGGATTCGCGGACCTCGCCGGCACCCCGGTCAGGCGCGACACCGCGTTCGACCTGGCGTCGGTGTCGAAGGTCGCCGCGACCACCACGGCCCTGTTGCGCCTGGTGAGCAGGGGCGACCTCCGCGTCGACGACCCGGTCGACCGCTTCCTCCCGGGCACCGCGTGCCCGCCGGGCACCACCGTGCGCCACCTGCTGCAACACCGCGCCGGGCTGTGGGAGTGGCAGCCGCTGTACCTCGACCCGACCCACGCGGATGCCGCGGCGACCGTCGACGCGCTGCCGCTGCGCTACGGCCTCGACGAGGGTCGGCACTACTCCGACCTCGGCTTCATCCTGCTCGGACGCCTCATCGCCCAGGTGACCGGGGTGCCGCTCGACGCCGCCGTGCGCGAGCTCGTGACCGCACCGCTCGGTCTCGACCACACGGGCTACGGTCCGGTCGGCGCGCCCGTGGCCTCGTCCGGCATCGGGGACGCGGCGGAGCGGCGCATGGTCGCGACCGGCGAGCCCTACCCGATCCTCACGTCGCGGCGGCACTTCCCGTGGCGCGAGCACGAGATCGCCGGCGCCGTGAACGACGGCAACTGCTTCCACGCGCTGGGCGGCGTCTCCGGTCACGCGGGGCTGTTCGGCACGGTCGACGACCTGCTCACGCTCGGCTCCGCCCTGGCCGACGCCGAGCAGCACACCGACCTGTGGCACCCGGACGCGGTCGCCGACGTGTTCCGCGACGGCCCCGACCCCGGGCAGGCCCTCGGCTGGCGTAGCGACACGGTCGCGCTCGCCGGGCAGCCCACCCGGATGCTGTGGCACCCCGGCTACACCGGCTGCGCGCTCGGCCTGTTCCCCGGCACCGGCACCGCAGCCGTGCTGCTGAGCACCCGCCTGCTGGCCGCCGAGATCGCCCCGACCGAGACCCTCTGGCGCGCAGCGCTGCCCGCACTCCTGGACCATGAAGGAACGAGTACCCCATGA
- a CDS encoding anhydro-N-acetylmuramic acid kinase, with the protein MRVLGLISGTSHDGIDAAVVDFATNGGFTAHGVDLRGTVLASTSVPYAPELRARLIAALPPAQTTLAEVAELDTLIGQAFADVAAGIAAEVGGVDAVCSHGQTVYHWVDGAHALGTLQIGQPAWIAEKVGVPVVSDIRIRDITAGGHGAPLVSFLDELLLRGRAGVSAALNLGGISNMTVVRPDGLVAYDIGPANALVDAVIVEHGLNPLGYDEDAAIARTGRVDEELLDAMLADPYYALTPPKSTGKEHFHLAYVQEHLAAQGREIPVADVVRTLTELTVRTVARDVEAAGIGFLAVSGGGCRNPLLLDGLRAALPQTEVVLADELGAPADSKEAILLALIGWSTLHGVPAIVPGGTGAREPRILGTITPGVGPLQMPEPVAAIDTLTLTEAAGS; encoded by the coding sequence ATGCGCGTCCTGGGACTGATCTCCGGCACCTCGCACGACGGCATCGACGCGGCCGTCGTCGACTTCGCCACGAACGGCGGCTTCACGGCTCACGGCGTCGATCTCCGTGGCACGGTGCTCGCGTCCACGAGCGTCCCGTACGCCCCCGAGCTGCGGGCGCGCCTCATCGCCGCGCTCCCGCCGGCGCAGACCACCCTGGCCGAGGTGGCCGAGCTCGACACCCTCATCGGTCAGGCGTTCGCGGACGTCGCGGCGGGCATCGCGGCGGAGGTGGGCGGCGTCGACGCCGTGTGCTCGCACGGCCAGACCGTCTACCACTGGGTCGACGGCGCCCACGCGCTCGGAACCCTGCAGATCGGGCAGCCGGCGTGGATCGCAGAGAAGGTCGGTGTCCCCGTCGTCTCGGACATCCGCATCCGCGACATCACCGCGGGCGGACACGGCGCGCCGCTCGTGTCGTTCCTCGACGAGCTGCTGCTCCGGGGTCGCGCCGGTGTCTCGGCGGCCCTGAACCTCGGCGGCATCTCGAACATGACCGTCGTGCGCCCGGACGGCCTCGTCGCGTACGACATCGGCCCCGCGAACGCCCTGGTCGACGCGGTCATCGTCGAGCATGGCCTCAACCCCCTGGGCTATGACGAGGATGCGGCGATCGCCCGTACCGGACGGGTCGACGAGGAGCTGCTCGACGCCATGCTCGCCGACCCCTACTACGCGCTCACCCCACCGAAGAGCACGGGCAAGGAGCACTTCCACCTCGCCTACGTGCAAGAGCACCTGGCGGCGCAGGGGCGCGAGATCCCGGTCGCCGACGTCGTGCGCACGCTCACGGAACTCACCGTCCGCACGGTCGCCCGCGACGTCGAGGCCGCCGGGATCGGCTTCCTCGCGGTGTCCGGCGGCGGTTGCCGCAACCCGCTGCTCCTGGACGGTCTCCGCGCAGCACTGCCGCAGACCGAGGTCGTCCTGGCCGACGAGCTCGGCGCCCCCGCCGACAGCAAGGAGGCCATCCTCCTCGCCCTCATCGGCTGGTCGACCCTGCACGGGGTCCCCGCCATCGTCCCCGGCGGGACGGGCGCGCGCGAACCGCGGATCCTCGGCACGATCACCCCCGGCGTCGGCCCGCTGCAGATGCCGGAGCCGGTCGCGGCCATCGATACCCTCACGCTCACGGAGGCGGCGGGATCGTGA
- the murQ gene encoding N-acetylmuramic acid 6-phosphate etherase, translating into MIAEDLGSLATEASDPRYARLDRMSVAELAQTMNEADATVPAAVQRALPQIVPAIEQTAERMAQGGRLVYVGAGTPGRIGVLDASECPPTFSTPPELVFAIMAGGPGAIVNPVEGAEDDAAAGAAAIDEAGIGPLDTVIGIASSGRTPYVVAAVRRARERGALSIGLSCNTGTVLSETAEHGIEVEVGPEVLAGSTRLKSGTAQKLVLNMFSTIAMVRNGKAYGNLMVDVKATNHKLRERAIRMVRTIADVDRDTAAAALESAGWDVKLATIMIRRGEDFAAATDRLAAADGRLRTALEEN; encoded by the coding sequence ATGATCGCGGAGGACCTGGGCTCCCTCGCCACCGAGGCGAGCGACCCCCGGTACGCCCGGCTCGACCGGATGAGTGTGGCGGAACTCGCGCAGACCATGAACGAGGCAGACGCCACCGTGCCCGCGGCCGTGCAGCGCGCGCTGCCGCAGATCGTCCCGGCGATCGAGCAGACCGCGGAACGCATGGCTCAGGGCGGCCGCCTCGTCTACGTGGGCGCCGGCACCCCTGGTCGCATCGGCGTGCTCGACGCCTCCGAGTGCCCGCCGACCTTCAGCACTCCGCCGGAGCTCGTGTTCGCGATCATGGCCGGGGGGCCCGGCGCGATCGTGAACCCGGTCGAGGGTGCGGAGGACGACGCTGCGGCCGGAGCCGCCGCGATCGACGAGGCCGGCATCGGTCCGCTCGACACCGTGATCGGCATCGCGTCCAGCGGCCGTACGCCGTATGTGGTGGCGGCGGTGCGCAGGGCGCGCGAGCGCGGGGCGCTCAGCATCGGCCTGTCCTGCAACACGGGCACCGTGCTCAGCGAGACCGCGGAGCACGGCATCGAGGTCGAGGTCGGCCCCGAGGTGCTCGCCGGCTCCACGCGCCTCAAGTCCGGCACGGCGCAGAAGCTCGTCCTGAACATGTTCTCGACCATCGCGATGGTGAGGAACGGCAAGGCCTACGGCAACCTGATGGTCGACGTGAAGGCCACGAACCACAAGCTCCGCGAGCGCGCGATCCGCATGGTGCGGACGATCGCCGACGTCGATCGCGACACGGCGGCCGCCGCGCTGGAGAGCGCCGGGTGGGACGTGAAGCTCGCCACGATCATGATCCGCCGCGGGGAGGACTTCGCCGCGGCCACCGACCGACTCGCGGCGGCCGACGGCCGTCTGCGTACCGCACTGGAGGAGAACTGA
- a CDS encoding ABC transporter permease: MTDISQTPALAPGSGRTMERVRLLLRSRSGLAGIVIVALLAVLSLVSAFGLLPFDPLAQDPPSRLQPPSAMHWFGTDQFGRDVFSRVAAGVANSALISVVAVAFATVVGTVCGLIAGFYRGISDGAITAVTNVLFAFPPLLLALSLASVFDRNWFTIAVAIAIVYVPIFIRVTRGPVLSLREVEYVKAAKSTGQARMATMFRHVLPNITSIIIVQVTLSLSWAVLTEASLSFLGLGTPPPAPSLGSMIFEARTLVTIAPWTMIAPGVIVVLLVVGLNLLGDGLRDSLDPRNRGKR; the protein is encoded by the coding sequence CCCCGGCCCTCGCCCCCGGCAGTGGGCGCACCATGGAGCGCGTGCGGCTTCTGCTGCGCAGCCGCAGCGGACTCGCGGGCATCGTCATCGTCGCGCTGCTCGCGGTGCTCAGCCTCGTCTCGGCGTTCGGCCTCCTCCCGTTCGACCCGCTCGCCCAGGATCCGCCCTCGCGCCTGCAGCCGCCGTCCGCGATGCACTGGTTCGGGACCGACCAGTTCGGTCGTGACGTGTTCTCCCGTGTGGCCGCCGGTGTCGCCAACTCGGCCCTCATCTCCGTCGTCGCCGTGGCGTTCGCGACCGTGGTCGGCACCGTGTGCGGACTGATCGCGGGGTTCTACCGCGGCATCTCCGACGGAGCGATCACGGCCGTGACGAACGTGCTCTTCGCGTTCCCGCCGCTGCTGCTCGCCCTGTCGCTCGCGTCGGTGTTCGACCGCAACTGGTTCACCATCGCGGTGGCCATCGCGATCGTCTACGTGCCGATCTTCATCCGCGTGACCCGTGGCCCCGTGCTCTCGCTCCGGGAGGTGGAGTACGTCAAGGCGGCCAAGAGCACCGGTCAGGCGCGGATGGCGACCATGTTCCGCCATGTGCTGCCGAACATCACGTCGATCATCATCGTGCAGGTCACCCTGTCGCTCTCGTGGGCGGTGCTCACGGAGGCCTCGCTGAGCTTCCTCGGACTCGGCACCCCGCCGCCCGCGCCGTCGCTCGGGTCGATGATCTTCGAGGCGCGCACCCTCGTGACCATCGCCCCGTGGACGATGATCGCGCCCGGGGTGATCGTCGTGCTGCTCGTCGTCGGGCTCAACCTCCTCGGCGACGGACTGCGTGACAGCCTCGACCCGCGAAACCGGGGCAAGCGATGA